aaaacacttcaaaaaatggctaaaaatatagtaaatcacataaacgaaaaaaattaaatttcggAAAACATAAGTCTCtatcttagtttaatccatacatattaaaacatgtttaaatctttgttcctataggtatacatggtttaaaatgaaaaatataaagaaaaaaatatatcaagaagaatatatagtttaatctaaatatcaaagcattataaaaaattagtaggaatctttgtgtgacacctattatatttcaatacaaataaaacacaaataattttgaacattaagaaaaaaaaaatatagagaaaaataaacattttttatgaaaatttatccCCATAAGTAGACATGGTTGAAGAtggaaagtataaagaaaaaaaaaatagcaaaagaatatttaaattctaattataaaaatgcataaaatacaaagtccttcaacctccacaaaaccaaaaaaaaaaaaaaaaaaagtaaaaaaaaaaacaaaacaaaattatgtacTTCAACACTCTGTTCTTCTCTTAAATGTTGCTGCATGGTgctcttgatttcacaattcaagatgtttcaaaccctaaagagagaaatatataaataaccaatctaagagagtaatatgacttttcagcttacttgtacggtttctttagaattaatgTATGTAATACCTATATGGTCAATTATGGATAGTTAATGTAGTAcgttcttaattttaaattttgtctctctaaAATTTTGAAGAGTTGTAAATTCtgaagagaaatgcttggttgtacactctcatcccactcctatcccactcttgtctacatggaccaataatattgttaaaaaaatcagggtcccactacactctctaTACTATCTCTcatattattggtccacgtaaaAAAGAGTGGGATAGTGGTAGGATGAGAGTGTACACCCAAGTATTTCTCAATTCTGAAACCATAAtatgtacattaaaattttgaacttaatgaaatctcatataaggaaaatttttgaaataaaattttggaggaaaaaaaaaaaaaactgaccaattagaattaatgcatatttttaaattttaattttcttaaaaaatcacacaacttaatgcggctataatgacacttaatgatatattgcgaaaaaatccttattttggtcccatgaagattaatttcttttaaaaaaatatgacaaaatcggttcaacctttaaaattcaccatttttttatttaaaaaaccggttcaatgtttaaaaattatgggttcacgccacgtgtcataattctccATTGCACAAAGAACATTGGATAAACacataaatcacataaaattttactatcaaaagaaccataacattagttttaatccatataaattaaaacatgtaaaatattctcatatgtgtagtttaaaatggaaagaagtgtaaagaaaaaaaaaatagcaagagaaaaacctggattttgattatcaaagcattaattaatagtaggattaatagtaggaatctatgatattgttagtgtgatacgtacctattatgtttcaataaaaataaaatccatataattttaaacataaaaaaaaaaagcatttcaaatttaatgcttaattaattctttagtgttttaaaagcatttctattccttttgtgcacaataattaaatatgattttgccttttttggtttTCAAAAGTAGAATAACACTTCCAAAAAATGAGTGAAAATCGTGTAaatcatataaaagaaaaacaaatatcccataaaacgctcaaatgaattaaaacataagacccttatttttagtttaattcatataaattaaaacatgttaaaatctttgttctcataaatgtagtttagaatgaaaataagtttgaagaagaaaaatagcaagaagaaaagcatgattttgattatcaaagcttaaaatagaaaattaacacGAATTTTTCTTATTGTCGATGTggtacctattatatttcaatcatatataattctgaacattcgaaaaagcaaatgaacgaaaaaaaagataaaaaaaatctcataaacattcaaatgaagaattgctcaaccaaaaatttcacaaacatgtaaaatggaaacatatttagatttcaactaaaaatataaaatactaaagaaacactTTTCTCCACAAAAGAGTCATACTTGTattattaattgagagagagagactaattgtatcattaatagagagagagagagagagaaagagattaaATAggccggttcaattttatttaaaagatcgGTTCAGTACTTAAAGGACCGTTTTAGTTACTAAAAaatatgggttcatgccacgtgtcctcATTCTATGCCATTATAAggaagaactcggcttttatatatatatatattaaaatattctcatatgtgtagtttaaaatggaaagaagtgtaaagtaaaaaaaaatagcaagagaaaaacTTGGATTTTGATTATCGAAGCATTAATGATTAATTAATAGTAGGATTAATAGTAGGAATCTataatattgttagtgtgatacgtacctattatgtttcaataaaaataaaatccatataattttaaacattaaaaaaaaaagcatttcaaatttaatgcttaattaactctttagtgttttaaaagcatttctattccttttgtgcacaataatcaaatataattttgcctttttgggttttcaaaagcagaataacacttccaaaaaataagtgaaaattgtgtaaatcatataaaagaaaaacaaatatcccataaaacgTTCAattgaattaaaacataagacccttatttttagtttaattcatataaattaaaacatgttaaaatctttgttctcataAATGTagtttgaaatgaaaataagtatgaagaagaaaaataggaagaaaaaaaatcatgattttgattattaaagcataaaatagaaaattagcaggaatttttCTTATTGTTGATGTggtacctattatatttcaatcctatataattctaaacattcgaaaaagcaaatgaacgaaaaaaaaaaaatttcataaacattcaaatgaagaattgctcaaccgaaaattttacaaacatgcaaaatggaaacatatttagatttcaacgaaaaatataaaatactaaagaaacacatTTCTCCACAAAAGAGTCCTACTTGCATCATTAATTGATAGactaattgtatcattaatagagagagagagagagagagagagagagagagagagatattaaatagaccggttcaattttatttaaaagaccggttcagtacATAAAGGACCgatttagtcactaaaaagtatgagtTCATGCCATGTGTGCCCATTCTATGCTATTATAAGGAAGAattcggcttttatatatatatatgatatatgatttgcaagtcgtataaaaaattatctatAGTTGGCAAACCATGCACGCACACACATAAGTGTTTTAGCTGCTGTTAATACTCTTACATGCATGGttaaagtgaaaaagaaaaaagtgatcAATAAGCGAATGGAATGGCCTAATTTAAACAATCAAATTAGGGTTATCTTTTTTAATTAGTTACTTCAATTCcttagaatataaaataatgaggaatgctagagtttcttctagtgttattattttggtgTTCATTTGTTAAGAcgtaaatgtaataaaaaaattacatttgtaTCCTTCTTAATAAcatagatgcaattttttaattttttttttttttatatttatgtctttCTATATAGACaccaaaaaaacactaaaaataattttagcatTCCTTTAAAATAATAGTACTGGTCCAACAATGAACTTAATTGGTGTAAtaaagttatatatttatattatcatCTACGGATATAATAATCATGTACATTATTTAGAAAATAGTAATGGATGTGAAAATACACCAAGCTTAGGCATATCAAACTCATAATATTTAGCTAAACTATACAAGCAATCTAAAATACTTTTCCATCTACATACAGCTGAGCTTTTGGGCTTCGATGATTATATACCTCCCTATGTAACTGCAAGCGGCCAAGACATAATGAAAGGAGTGAACTATGCATCAGGAGCCGCAGGAATTAGAGAGGAAACTGGTCAGCATCTGGTAAGTACTAAACTTTGCACTTTCTTCTTCATTGGCAAATATCATCAGTACTTCATGTAAGGTAGTTAGGAATGACAATTCGTCTTCGCATGTCAAAGTTAAATCGTGTCGAGATATAGATGTAAGACTATATAATAGTTTAATTTTAAcatgaccaatttaattaaatgggtcagacgCTTCAACTTTAACTAATTTTGCTGGGTTAGTGTCGGATTCGtaggtcgtgtcaaaaaatATTGCCCGTTGTAGGGTTATATAGTTTACTTACAAACTTCTTTTTTGTGTAGGGTGGCCGGATAACCTTCAGTAGGCAGGTGAGAAACTACCAAAATACAGTTTCACAAGTGGTAAACCTACTTGGGGATGAAAACTCAGCTGCAGATTATCTAAGCAAGTGTATATACTCAATTGGAATGGGCACCAACGACTACCTTAACAACTATTTCCTGCCCCTATACTACTCGACCGGCAGCCGATATACACCTGAACAATATGCTGATGTACTTCTTCGAGATTATTCTCAGCAACTAAGGGTCAGtactagatttttttaattttttcttaatatattttcatgttatttctatatatatatatatagttcgtTGTTCAACTTGTTCTAGGTTGAAGTCCTACAACTTacgtacaaaaaaaaagaaaaaaaaaattatgtaacatttcgatatatatatgttgtctATGTTACAGATTTTGTATCAGTATGGAGCAAGGAAAATGGTCTTGTTCGGACTGGGTCAAATAGGGTGTAGCCCGATCGAGTTGGCTCAAAATAGCCCTGATGGTTCAACATGTGTACAAAGAATCAATTCTGCCATCCAAATATTCAACAACAAGTTGAAATCTCTTGTCAATGAACTCAACAGCAATTTCCCAGATGCAAGATTTATCTTTGTAGACTCTTATGGGATTTTCCAAGATATAATTAACAGCCCTTCATCTTATGGTAAATATATGATTTTCAGTACTGTATAcctatcttaaaagtttaagttaataagaagttgtaaatttaattatttaattaatattttaaagtacaatttttttctCGCAAACTTTAGGTTTCAAGGTTACAAATGTGGGGTGCTGCGGTGTAGGGAGGAACAATGGGCGACTTACATGTCTACCTTATCAAACTCCATGCCCAAACAGGGATGAGTACCTGTTTTGGGATCCTATTCATCCAACTGAGGCATGGAATGCAATTATAGGGAGGAGAGCTTATAGTGCTCAATCTGCATCAGACGCTTACCCAATTGATATCAACCGATTAGCCCAGCTCTGAAGATGGAGATTATGGGTGTGCATGCGGTTGAACcataagatatatatatgcaaCTATATATTGATACTATTTTCTTGCTATCAACCTAAGATTATATTTATCTTTGTAACCTTTCGTTTCAATGGAATTCAAAatccaattaataatttatgttTGTAGAGAGGTGTGGAGTTTGTTTAAGACTTAGTAGCTAGAAGACTAGCTAGAAGTATTTTTGGTGTGCCTCATATATCCCTATGTAGTTAAtgattctgttaaaaaaaaaatgagtgaacTTGAATACCAATAAGAGAATATGTTGAACTTTTAActttcatcttttttatttatttattttattttgtgggttttcctttatttttgtaCAATAAACCTAGGTCGGGAGGGTTCGTACGCTTGACAACCCTAAGTTGAATGAGGATGTATGTTCATCACCAAGCCTAAAAGTAAGGACTGATACGATTAACAAAGATTATTTTAACAAGAGATTTGATAATATTTAAACTTTCGGAATTAATTTGAGCAAAACCTTGACCTTGAGACAAAtttagtattcttttttttttaaatgaaacatGATCACTCCAAATGAATTATAGCCTTTAAGAGTTTTGACATATTCATTTACATTCTCCTCATCTGATTTCTTTATgaatcatcatttttttattttcttagtcaTAAATCCTAAATTACATAACATAGAAAAAGAAATCGCTTTTATAGACAAGGCTCACTATACTTAGTATGTCGACAAGGCTCGCTGTATTTATGAATACTTcgctttgaaaaatatttgtacCGCAATTTATCGACGCGTTACTTACAATTGTGAATTCGTGATCTCCAATTCCACGACGAAGATGCCATGCATCTTTCGTCGTAACAATCTACTTTTGTAATTACAATTACTCGAAAGAGGTAGACCGTAGAGAGCCTTACGAAGGCAAAACGATGCCAATTACCTTGTATCTACTAATGATTATTAACATATCAATGCCAAATCCTGTCCTTTGTAGAATTAATATTTGATTATATGCCTAAATGCAGCCACAAAATCACAAATTTGCTCCTCAGCCGAAGTAGACATAAGCTGCATAGTGCATACCTTTGCTGCTGAAATTGTTTCTTTCTCCTCAAGAGTCCACATAAAAACTATAAAGTGctacttttcaattttattttatttattattttttttcctctttttaatttttggtgggTTCATGCTCCATGTCCTGTTTCCTAGTAGACATATTTGTCCATGTTGATATGTTATTGATATTCCAGCCCgtgattattaatttattaggatttaacggTGAGTTCAGTGAACAGATTTATGCCCCATTTAGAATCGATTTTTGAATTTACATAAATGGGCCTAAAAATGGAATTAATCGTCCCCATTGCAGGTTTAATGGGCCAAGTGAACCGATTTTTGAATTTAGTGGGCCGAAAGATTTTGAGACTGGATAGCACGGTGGTGTTCTGTCGCCTGAAGCAACACCATTTCTCTGCTCCTCCAGAGATCAGTGAGACAGAAGGGCGTGAGAGGGAGAATTTGAGAGCAAAAGCTGTGGGTTTTACATGGTATGGTCACTTCGTTCGACTCTCTCTCTCGTCACAGCTCTTTCTCCCCTCCGGTATTTTCCCCATTTCCCAGCTCACTCTCTCTCAGATTCTCTATGGGTATGAGACGACTTTGAGTTTTGCTAGTGTTGGGTAATGTCTTTTTGATGTAATTTATTAGATTGGGAAAATTTTATGTGGATTGTGGAACCTTGATTGTAAACCCCCATAAAACATGACGAATTTTGTTTCAGAATGGGTTGCTGATGCTGGGTTTGGGTCAATCTCTGAATGGATATTGGTTCTTGCTGCCTGTTTGGAGGTTTTGTTAATTGTCTAAGAAATTGGGAGATTTAGAAGTAGAACCCGAAACGGGCATTCTCTGCATTTTTGGATGTTATTTCATTTTTGGGAGTTCTTCCGTGTGTGAGTAGTGGGTTATGGTAGAATTTTACTTGAAACAACTTGATTGTTTGGGGGTAACCGAAGCTCCTTAGAGGAGATGTTGAAATTCTTGAAGCATGTGGAGTACCCGATTTGTtggaaattgaaagataaaccTAAATTCTTAATGTTTGGTTAATTtttcttgaagaaaataatgtgaCTATGCGTCTGAACTCTGAAGGTTTAGTTCTTAGGAGAGTTTTTCTGCAATTACTACTGCTTTAGTTGACGCCACATCCAACTAGATTTCTGAAACTATAATAGTTTGTTTCTATTATTTTGGTTTTCATGAACTGAAATGAATTATGTTCTGTGTAATGGGCTGaacaagaagaatttttttcataGACGAAATTGTATATTACATAAGATGCTATCTTTTGAGTCATGGATGAAAATTCTTGCTGTCACTTAGTCCTTCTCAAGAATATCCTGATCTCTGTTCTTTAAGTTGATATCTAGGACAGAGGATACGTTAAGATTATTGCATGCAAGAGGAAAATTTGATTTGGCAGTGAagtattttgttttgataagtaaataaagttttattgaagATTTGGCAGTGAAGTATTGTGGACGGTTAAAGTGTATTGTGTACAGATTATATGTTCATTACTAAAATGGGTACGAAATGGATACATGCAAAGCGGTGCCACCTGGATTGATAGCGGTAGCAGTAGCTACCGGGATGGAAAGCGGTATTACCAGGAATAATAGCGGTAGCAGTAGCTACCAggatacttatcaaaaaaaaaagaaaaagaaaaaaaaaagcagtagCTACCAGGATGGAAAGTGGTATTACCGGGATTGATAGTGGTAGTAGTAGCTACCGGGAAATGTGAAAATTATGATTCTTTTGTTCTAAGAAGCACATGAATGTTCCTAAAGAATTAACTCTTTTGATCACATGGTTGATTTATTACTTACTAATTTACTTATCATGctgatattattattttgttgtgtttACTTATTGAGCCTAGACTCACCATTCCAcctgtaaatttttatttacagaGGACATGATGTATGGTGTCAAAACACAAGATTAGATGGTAATATCAGAATAGAGGCTTCAACTTGACGCCCTAGACATCAACATAAGATAAGGTAAATTTTGATAtgactgaatttttttttgaaaagtaataaAGTTTTATCATTAATATGACTGAAAGTTACATATTATATGATTGAGGTTTTAGTGCTCTAGTTTATTAGACGGGGACtaaaagattgaaaattttcagcTGCTCCATCTTTGTCAAATGTGTATTTTACTCTTTTCTGAATTTCACATTCAAACAAATTTAGTTCACACACCCTGAGGTTTTCTCCTTATTGGGGATTAGAAGTCGGGGCATGACATTAGGACACAGGTTATGTTGTATTTTCATCAATTTCCAATAAGAAACTTCCTAAGATTGAGTTTCTTGTATTTTCCCTACAAATCCTTCAGTTTTTGGATTGTGGAAGAGTTATGATTCatgtgtttgtttaatttttgatCTACTACACCTACGCTGCATTAGTTATTGtagaaacaaataatatttggctttTCAAGCTTACTCATCTTGTGAGCatctattgatttatatagaGTTTGTACATGATACAAGATAACATCAAGGAACTTGCTTCCTAGTCTAATACTATCTCTTAGAGATAAAcctaatctaaatacaaaactgTGATCAGCAGCCTAAAGTAGACAAATACAATTAAAACTCTTCTTGTAAATACGAGTAGGATTCTATCTCTTTAGGAACCGGTTGTCAATAAGAATTGTGATCAACCGGGTTTCTCCTTAACACACTCACTAGGACtcttattagtttgaatagagttGGGAGTGTGTTGTGCGTTAATAGTTAGTATCAGAGCCCAGGTTTCTTTCTTGCCATGGCATGAAGAGGGCGCGAAGGAGGAAACATATTTGCAAGCATTGGTGAAATGCATGAGCGCGAAGAGGCAATATGTGAGGAGCAACTGACAACACATTTGCAGCACAT
This DNA window, taken from Alnus glutinosa chromosome 5, dhAlnGlut1.1, whole genome shotgun sequence, encodes the following:
- the LOC133868045 gene encoding GDSL esterase/lipase At5g45670-like, which translates into the protein MARELKKMGVVCGIVLLLNVWCMAQAEPQVPCYFIFGDSLVDDGNNNQLQSLARANFLPYGIDFPGGPTGRFSNGKTSADIVAELLGFDDYIPPYVTASGQDIMKGVNYASGAAGIREETGQHLGGRITFSRQVRNYQNTVSQVVNLLGDENSAADYLSKCIYSIGMGTNDYLNNYFLPLYYSTGSRYTPEQYADVLLRDYSQQLRILYQYGARKMVLFGLGQIGCSPIELAQNSPDGSTCVQRINSAIQIFNNKLKSLVNELNSNFPDARFIFVDSYGIFQDIINSPSSYGFKVTNVGCCGVGRNNGRLTCLPYQTPCPNRDEYLFWDPIHPTEAWNAIIGRRAYSAQSASDAYPIDINRLAQL